The DNA sequence AGGTATATCCATTGGAAGAGTAAAAACCAGTAATTATCTTGCTGAAATCTCCTAGATGGACACCATCACCGATTGTCATTAGTTCTGGCTTTGAAATGGGATTGATTGCTCTAATGGAACAATGCTTGCCAATTTTCGCACCCAAGAGTCGTAAATAAATACAGAAGGCTCCTGTTCCTGAGAGAAGCTTCGCGAATCTAAGGTGGCATGACATGGTGACTTGTTGCTTAAGCCAAGTTCTGTATTGGTTTTGCTTTATACCGGACATGATGAGTAGATGGGAGAAAGCGCTGCTGAGAGCTATGAGCACAAGACCATGAAGTAGGTAGGCGCCGGCAAATGAAATGGCAAAGGTTATCGGATTTGATGGTACATCAGAAAACATGGTAGCATATGCAATAATGGTGAAGGGGATCCAGTGGAATGCACCACATATGCAAACAAATGAAAAGTGTAGGAATGATGGAGATTTCTTGGAGAACCATATGTACATGAAGTAGGTAATAGCTGCAGCTAGTGAACTGAGAAAGCTAACAAGATAGATCCCAATAAAGTGGTAAAAGCTAGGAACTTCTGCATTCTGAAATTCGATATGAAAATTGTTGATATTAGTGTGTGACAATTGATCATCATTTTGTATTCCcaagaaaataagagaaaacaTTATAGAAAATGCATACTTGAAGAGTACTATAAGGTATTTTTGTAAGCAGGGTCTTATTTAGAACATACCTTATCAACATTATTAAGCTTAGCAGATTTGAGCACAGGCTGGCCTCCTTCAACCTTTTGCAAGGCCTGTACCTCAGCACCTTCTTCAATAACACTTCCTTTTTGAATAACTGCATAAGGTCCAATTGAGGAACTTTTGCCAATCTTGATAGCACGGAGACTTAGAATTCTGCTTTTTACCTCATGACTTTGAACCAAAACACCTTCTGCAATGACAGCTTCATCTCCAATCGAAACAAGACTCGGATCGGTAATGTCAACTGTATCAAGCAACACTGAGGATCCAATCCTAGCACCAAGCATCTCAAACCAGTATTTCAAAAACACAGTTCCTCTGAGGTGAACTGCTAGAACTTTAGAAGAAATCTCTTGGACCTTATATAATGCCCACCATTTGACAAAGTCCATTGAATACAAGGAGATTTCGGAGGCAAGAGCATAGTTTGGCCTCAAGAAAGAATTTCCAAATAATGAAATGCAAATGCAAGTAACAGCAATGCAAAGAATCCAAGCAATAGGTGCTAAAGCAAGGGAAACCAAATAATTTGACCAGGGAATTCCATCTACTGATATACTGAAACTTGGGATGAAGCTTAGGAAAGCGTTGATGGATATATAAGCTGGTGAGGCTAGCATGATGGAAATATAAACAAGTGCTATAACTTGAAGTAAATGGATACCAAATCGCTTAGATGTAGATACCTCTTCAACCAGTTCAGTAGAAAAAGTTTCAGCTTCTGGAACATTGATTGGATTGCTTGAAAGCTGAGGCTGAATCTTGGATAGCAGATCCTCAGAGAAGTTTGCCAATTCTAGAATGTTTGTTGCAGTGAAAACATCAATGGCTGCAACTGGTGTTCCAAGGAAATCCGAGAGCTTTTGAGTTGCTTTAACCACACCAATCGAATCAATTCCATAGGATGTTAGGTTATCTGTAACTGATATGTTGTTGATTGGAATTCCAGTTTGCTCAGAAATAAGGCCCTTCAAGAATTCCACAATGTCATTCTTACTGATCCTTTTGCTGGCTGCAAGTGTTCTTCTTACTAGCCGGGGCCTCGGGGTATTCCCTTCGCCACATGTTCCGGTAGTATATGATCTCAGCAAAGTTTTCTTCAATAGAGTCTGTGAACCTTGTGGAACCAAGTTCAGAGATTCATCTGCAAACTGCTTGATACATTCAAATCTCTTGATTTTTCCAGATGTTGTTTTGCTGATTGTTCTAGGCTTGACCAGCTTAACAGAAGCAACACCAACTCCATGTTCTTCAACCACACGAGTCCTAATCTTCTCAATAACATCTTTGCCAACTGGTTTGCCATCTCTGACCTCTGCAATCACCACCAAGCCAACCTGATCAGAGCCATCTGGCATGGAAATCCCCTTTGCAGATAAGATTTCCTCCGGGACACCAATGACAGCACAACAACCAGGCCGAAGCAATTCTGATGAAGTCTCAACTGTCTTCTCAACATCTGCAGAGTAGATGTTCCTTCCAGCAACAATGATGAGATCTTTGATTCTTCCAGTGATGAACAGTTTTCCATCTATGATTCTTCCCAAATCTCCTGTTTTTGTGTAGTAACGGCCAGGATGATTGCGAAGTTTGTTCTTGAAAGTATTCTGACtcaattcttcccttccccaGTATCCTATTCCAGCACTTGGGCTACTAAACCAAATCTCTCCCTCCTTTCCATCCTCTTGAAGCTCTTCACATGTCTCCGGATCAACTATTCTTATGTCaatatcttcattctcttgcTGAGTATATCCACAACAAACTCTTCCTTGCCAATCAACAATGATAGGCTTTCGTTCCCCGAATGCGCAACTAACAAAGACACAGTTTTCTGCCAAGCCATATCCAGGAGCCATCACCTTTTCGGATAATCCAAAAGGACTAGTCAGCTCAACAAATCTTTTCAAAGTCTTTTGTCTCACAGGCTCAGCAGCAACCATAAGAAAAATCATGGATGAAAGGTCTAAATTCCAAAGCTTGTCTTTGTCAGACTCCAACCTTCTAATCACCAACTCAAATGCAAAGTTTGGGCCAGCACTGTGAGTTGCTTGATATTTGCTCATAGTTTCAAGCCATAAGAGTGGTTTCTTGATAAATGTCATTGGCGAAAACAGAATCGCCGATCCACCACTGACAAGAGATGTAAAAAGTCCCCCAATCAGTCCCATGTCATGATACTGAGGGAGCCAAATCACTAGGACTGTTCTTGATGTGCTCCTGTATCTACTTCTCATTAACTTCACATTGTGAATAAGGCCACCATGAGTGATCATAACTCCTTTAGCATCACCGGTTGAACCAGACGTGAATTGCAAGAAACAAATATCACCAGGCTGAGCTTCTTCACAATGATCATGTAGACCATTCAAGGCCAAACTTTTTGAATTCTTGACCCAAGTATCAGTGTGCAGCCATGGAAGATTCGGCCAACGAGCTGAGGACTTCCCACTTTTCCCAGTTAATGAGATAAAATTTTTCAATGAACCTGCCCGGACAGCCAAGTGATAAGCAACTGTTGACAAAATTGCCACAATGCTGCATGACTTGGCaatgttttcaatttttgttaGTGCTTGTCCACTTCTTTGCATTGGATCCGGAGGAAGAACTGGAACTGGTATGACTCTAGCTCTTAGGCATCCAAAGAAGGCGTCGATGAAGTCTAGACCAGGCACATAAACAAGAAGAACCTTGTCCCCAGGCTTGATAACAGGCTTTTGGCTTGTTAAGAGCTTATGAGCAATGCAAGATGCATTAAGATGTTGTTCTGCATAAGTCCTCTGGCCTACCGGTGCGCCTTCTTCATTGATCCAAGTGTAAAGTGTTCTGTCTTGAGTGATAGGATGAGTTCCCCATTGCCTTAAATAGCCATCCAAAGTAGGCAAATTAGGAAAATGCACTCC is a window from the Arachis stenosperma cultivar V10309 chromosome 3, arast.V10309.gnm1.PFL2, whole genome shotgun sequence genome containing:
- the LOC130967675 gene encoding uncharacterized protein LOC130967675, with the protein product MDPKVAIEDQFSKLHPSFPESIRIGIVGGGPSGLSAAYALARLGYKNVTVLEKHHTVGGMCESVDIEGKVYDLGGQVLAASSAPIIFHLAKETGSALEELDSHKLAIINPSNGEYQDIKVADDYVSVMSLTLEIQEKVKNSGRIGVHGVSDIAPELAPEYLECHGLKSVPKSVAYGYTASGYGFVQDMPYAYLHEFTRTSMAGKIRRFRDGYTSLWQKIAQSIPLKLCCNTEVLTLRRNSDGVTVNVKNLNGVETLVFDKIIISGSFPLKYGRTYRSLPSTCTDCEPEVMDTSDLEKDLFSKVETNDYYTTVLKINGLDHLPVGFYYFNEYMEDPSTIGHPVAIQKFYADTNIFLLWSYGNSTDIKGPAVTKLAIKTVESMGGEVQKVVLQRRFKYFPHVSSQAMKDGFYEKLESVLQGSRNTYYVGGLMAFELTERNSSYAMALICKNFANSSDLPMYPYTKSLFPLRTECQEMDPKELGELPGVHFPNLPTLDGYLRQWGTHPITQDRTLYTWINEEGAPVGQRTYAEQHLNASCIAHKLLTSQKPVIKPGDKVLLVYVPGLDFIDAFFGCLRARVIPVPVLPPDPMQRSGQALTKIENIAKSCSIVAILSTVAYHLAVRAGSLKNFISLTGKSGKSSARWPNLPWLHTDTWVKNSKSLALNGLHDHCEEAQPGDICFLQFTSGSTGDAKGVMITHGGLIHNVKLMRSRYRSTSRTVLVIWLPQYHDMGLIGGLFTSLVSGGSAILFSPMTFIKKPLLWLETMSKYQATHSAGPNFAFELVIRRLESDKDKLWNLDLSSMIFLMVAAEPVRQKTLKRFVELTSPFGLSEKVMAPGYGLAENCVFVSCAFGERKPIIVDWQGRVCCGYTQQENEDIDIRIVDPETCEELQEDGKEGEIWFSSPSAGIGYWGREELSQNTFKNKLRNHPGRYYTKTGDLGRIIDGKLFITGRIKDLIIVAGRNIYSADVEKTVETSSELLRPGCCAVIGVPEEILSAKGISMPDGSDQVGLVVIAEVRDGKPVGKDVIEKIRTRVVEEHGVGVASVKLVKPRTISKTTSGKIKRFECIKQFADESLNLVPQGSQTLLKKTLLRSYTTGTCGEGNTPRPRLVRRTLAASKRISKNDIVEFLKGLISEQTGIPINNISVTDNLTSYGIDSIGVVKATQKLSDFLGTPVAAIDVFTATNILELANFSEDLLSKIQPQLSSNPINVPEAETFSTELVEEVSTSKRFGIHLLQVIALVYISIMLASPAYISINAFLSFIPSFSISVDGIPWSNYLVSLALAPIAWILCIAVTCICISLFGNSFLRPNYALASEISLYSMDFVKWWALYKVQEISSKVLAVHLRGTVFLKYWFEMLGARIGSSVLLDTVDITDPSLVSIGDEAVIAEGVLVQSHEVKSRILSLRAIKIGKSSSIGPYAVIQKGSVIEEGAEVQALQKVEGGQPVLKSAKLNNVDKNAEVPSFYHFIGIYLVSFLSSLAAAITYFMYIWFSKKSPSFLHFSFVCICGAFHWIPFTIIAYATMFSDVPSNPITFAISFAGAYLLHGLVLIALSSAFSHLLIMSGIKQNQYRTWLKQQVTMSCHLRFAKLLSGTGAFCIYLRLLGAKIGKHCSIRAINPISKPELMTIGDGVHLGDFSKIITGFYSSNGYTSGKVEVQHNSVVGSQSLILPGSIVQKNVILGALSVAPMNSILQEGGVYIGSQSQPVIRNTMNNSDKNIEEMDTECKENANNLATTLHKKDSDKVTLTRTWYQSFSVLFIQPLMQTFLPYFVVGLSVFAPLALIVHQKNAMNLSLHWFFPMVWVLSGTLAALACVIAKRVLVGKNKSGEKVPIWSTRITMDSTWQAVRTLVGDFFMDMTNGSYFLVLYMKLMGADVETDHEVYVDSNGALLNPEMVKIERGGCVGKEALLFGHIYEGEEGGMVKFGDIKIGEDGFVGSRAVAMPGVQLENEGNLGALSLAMKEEIIRSR